A stretch of Vairimorpha necatrix chromosome 2, complete sequence DNA encodes these proteins:
- a CDS encoding putative SP-containing protein: MNILFLLLLGVRSSKDNDAAKERLKKHMEKLEKDLERAKREFELEVQKEDRLGKQLDSISVTEGPERFTFEAPIEIPPKIQFLMKHAKNLFMGSYPTDEDFNEIADMKSEFVKVKITSPIEVKQFMKDVIDIFESFPDNIFEKKKETKTSGN, translated from the coding sequence atgaatattttgtttttgctGTTGTTAGGTGTAAGATCGAGTAAAGATAATGATGCTGCTAAGGAAAGGTTGAAAAAACATATggaaaaattagaaaaggATCTTGAAAGAGCTAAGCGTGAGTTTGAGCTTGAAGTCCAAAAGGAGGATCGCTTAGGAAAGCAACTTGACAGTATTTCTGTAACTGAAGGTCCTGAAAGATTTACCTTTGAAGCTCCAATTGAAATTCCTCCTAAGATTCAATTCTTAATGAAACatgcaaaaaatttatttatggGAAGCTATCCAACAGATGAAgattttaatgaaattgCTGATATGAAAAGTGAGTTTGTTAAAGTGAAAATAACCTCGCCCATTGAAGTTAAACAATTCATGAAAGATGTTATAGATATCTTTGAATCATTTCCCGATAACAtctttgaaaaaaagaaagaaacCAAAACTAGTGGAAACTGA
- a CDS encoding ubiquitin-like modifier-activating enzyme: MNVSSYDKNKYDRQIRLFGKEVQDKLNNLSVSVLSEKDDTFVSGEIMKNLVLLGVNKIYADDNTLKSFTRLVPNTIEGINPKINMLDKPEGIIFVVDKLHSVPEVVNFYISSESLEFDNKEIIKNAAFCKDESHYIKECLLGGIVIQEFIKMLQNQTYQTKFSLSKLLN, from the coding sequence ATGAATGTAAGTTcttatgataaaaataaatatgacaGGCAGATTCGTCTTTTTGGCAAGGAAGTCCAGGACAAATTGAACAATCTATCAGTTTCAGTTTTATCAGAGAAAGATGACACATTTGTATCAGGGGAAATTATGAAGAACTTGGTACTATTAGgagtaaataaaatatatgctGATGATAATACGCTTAAGTCTTTTACTAGACTGGTTCCTAATACCATAGAAGGCATAAACcctaaaattaatatgcTTGATAAACCAGAAGGAATAATTTTCGTAGTTGACAAGTTACACAGTGTGCCAGAggttgtaaatttttacatttcgAGCGAGAGCTTGGAATTTGACAATAaggaaattataaaaaatgcagCATTTTGTAAAGATGAAAGTCATTACATTAAAGAATGTTTGTTAGGTGGGATTGTAATCcaagaatttataaaaatgttacAAAATCAAACTTATCAAACTAAATTTTCCCTTAGTAAATTATTGAATTAA
- a CDS encoding multiple RNA-binding domain-containing protein produces MRLIVKNLPKFLTENEIKKEFSTHGKIVDFLMLKDSKGNFRRVCYISYQSTEISNKVIKKMNNSYISNHKISVEEATPIKKEISESEERIVKYHNKIIIKGATLEDIPELKKFGDILKYEINDNNIILQYRDVENTLRVLKEVSILNGKFVKISPYKNTPPNTSYYNSLFFNFESVIKNTCDLGLKKNELVDLDDDELGTKVALLETNLVNETDKFLKKNSIFLDKISDKKNKKVLIVRNVEINKILNFVKCKCKIEPSPSRNLVLLKFKNEDEAQKCFKNINLRRCENEVIYCEYAPLCEEQEEEEEAVEKDDKKIKMLIKNIPFQATEKDIRNLFKNKYKIQGIRLPIKRDGTLRGFAFVTFDTRKSLDEAIEYFGKSTHLYGRRLVLEIANE; encoded by the coding sequence ATGAGATTGATAGTTAAAAATCTaccaaaatttttaacagaaaatgaaataaaaaaagaatttagtACTCATGGGAAAATAGTAGATTTCTTGATGCTTAAAGACTCCAAAGGAAATTTTAGACGAGTCTGTTACATTTCTTACCAATCAACAGAGATTTCTAataaagtaataaaaaagatgaatAATTCATATATTTCAAATCATAAAATCTCCGTAGAAGAAGCAAcaccaataaaaaaagaaataagtgAATCAGAAGAAAGAATTGTAAAATAccacaataaaataataataaaagggGCTACACTAGAAGACATCCccgaattaaaaaaatttggagatattttaaaatatgaaataaatgacaataatattattttacaatacaGAGATGTAGAAAATACACTCCGAGTACTTAAAGAAGTATCTATTTTAAACGggaaatttgtaaaaatttccccttataaaaatacgCCTCCTAATACTTCGTATTAcaattctttattttttaatttcgagtcagttataaaaaacacatGCGACTTGGGACTAAAGAAAAACGAATTAGTAGATTTAGATGACGACGAACTTGGGACTAAAGTCGCCCTTTTAGAAACAAATTTAGTAAATGAAactgataaatttttaaaaaaaaattctatttttttagacaaAATTAGCgataagaaaaataagaaagtATTGATAGTTAGAAAtgtagaaataaataaaatattgaattttgtaaaatgtAAATGTAAAATCGAACCATCTCCTAGTAGAAATTtagtattattaaaatttaaaaatgaagatgAAGCacaaaaatgttttaaaaatataaatttgagGAGATGTGAGAATGAAGTAATTTATTGCGAATACGCGCCACTTTGTGAAGaacaagaagaagaagaagaagcaGTAGAAaaagatgataaaaaaattaaaatgttaataaaaaatattccatTTCAAGCTACAGAGAAagatattagaaatttatttaaaaataaatataaaattcaagGAATTAGATTGCCAATAAAAAGAGATGGAACATTGAGAGGATTTGCATTTGTGACATTTGACACGAGGAAGTCATTGGATGAAGCTATTGAATATTTTGGTAAGAGCACTCATCTTTATGGTAGAAGATTAGTATTAGAAATAGCaaatgaataa
- a CDS encoding small nuclear ribonucleoprotein Sm D2, protein MLFFDKLYKTNSTVLVSLRNNHKLVCKLKKYDKHFNLIVYDVTVYKKMTSKNRGVKKRLEGYKSEEDLEDKEVYIRGDTIITISEL, encoded by the coding sequence atgttattttttgacAAATTGTATAAAACTAATTCTACTGTTCTTGTTTCTCTCCGGAATAATCACAAGCTTGTTTGTAAACTTAAGAAATATGACAAGCATTTCAACTTAATTGTTTACGATGTGACTGtttataagaaaatgaCCAGTAAAAATAGAGGAGtgaaaaaaagattagAAGGATATAAAAGTGAAGAAGATTTAGAAGATAAAGAAGTTTATATAAGAGGAGACACTATTATTACTATTAGTGAGCTATAA
- a CDS encoding DNA-directed RNA polymerase III subunit RPC10 produces the protein MFFCPLCSNILNIDRPTTQTVLLCNTCPYQYKINIVLNKTVKNKVMEVEKVLGEDEYKYASTCEKKCIKCDGKKALFMELQTRSADEPMTIFYECISCKTNWKEN, from the coding sequence atgtttttttgtcCTTTATGTTCAAACATTCTGAATATTGATAGACCAACCACACAGACTGTTTTATTATGTAACACATGTCCCTACCAGTACAAAATCAACATAGTCCTCAACAAAACAGTCAAAAACAAAGTCATGGAGGTAGAAAAAGTCTTAGGAGAAGATGAGTACAAATACGCAAGTACATGTGAAAAGAAATGTATAAAATGTGATGGAAAAAAAGCTTTATTTATGGAATTACAAACCAGAAGTGCAGATGAGCCAATGACGATCTTTTATGAGTGCATTTCATGTAAAACAAATTggaaagaaaattaa
- a CDS encoding AP complex subunit beta — protein sequence MNFFKTNKFITEKYSNDKLILLLKSTSPNDNIDALKYILCKIQEGYDFTLEFDYVIKLIDTTNRTLKKLTNEYFKYFFKIYNEDERRLLLVNTFLKDFSDMSEIIINYIVELSDKSIINSFLSHIIKYLKTTNNKRQAYYVAYACDKKFGTEVVKQLTEDWKDPDYLHIISLTNHTMPDNIILSNIYNNANLIPILRKMYYEKAEFSNCNIIKILLKKDNLQLFYYTCKIILFKYPEYLQDAYNQSLIHMDTTPENLYNILLLHEEMLEYVKYSNFTYIIYGKDPDYIKLQKIRILFKNLDEFSVKEIGRHNFVEIIEYSIAKDCLIFEDVFYENEINKVINSLYKVHKEDKLKYVIQKYLIFLIDKHEDMKQDLLKKYVYLCSMYFDDDLLPVITASFNTILSYHLNLYKRDIYDKNGLIKSLQKYKHVYNEKVKALTSLIETDISSLLQFQDKIKEKVVKKVQVDLFNNLLDSKPYQENSTGVINTTQTKSESFDLEINTKSKIVKENLMKTFIIFRDIEKDKILVDHDSIKGEMFLRNNILILSIDVLEKDTFVECITEGNTQKITLSKESKVPLCDISNVDNVKIIFNESQYEVSIRNKISKHSITKEVWEKEFNRLTKYKLVENINMDEVFKIDDERFSFLVYDEKVYGRVYNDQIILKGNEKILKDF from the coding sequence atgaattttttcaaaactaacaaatttattacaGAGAAATATTCCAATGATAAACTTATTTTACTGTTAAAATCAACATCTCCAAATGATAATATTGATGctcttaaatatattttatgtaaaatacAAGAAGGTTATGATTTTACTCTCGAATTTGATTATGTTATAAAGCTTATTGACACTACAAATCGTACATTGAAAAAACTTACAAATgaatatttcaaatatttttttaaaatttataatgaaGATGAGAGAAGACTCTTATTGGTCAATACATTTCTAAAAGATTTCTCGGACATGTcagaaataattataaattatatcgTTGAGTTGTCTGACAAGTCtattattaattctttcttatcgcatataataaaatatttgaaaaccACAAATAACAAAAGACAAGCTTACTATGTCGCTTATGCTtgtgataaaaaatttggaaCTGAGGTTGTCAAGCAGTTAACTGAAGATTGGAAGGATCCTGATTATCTACATATTATAAGTTTAACAAATCATACTATGCCTGACAATATAATACTTTCaaacatttataataatgcAAATTTAATACCAATACTTAGGAAGATGTATTATGAGAAAGCAGAATTTTCAAAttgtaatattataaaaattttacttaaaaaagataacttgcaattattttattacacTTGTAAGATTATATTATTCAAATATCCAGAATATTTACAAGATGCATATAATCAATCATTAATTCATATGGACACTACACCTGAAAAtctatataatattttattattacacGAAGAAATGCTTgaatatgtaaaatattcaaattttacttatattatatacGGTAAAGATCCCGATTAcattaaattacaaaaaatccgtattctttttaaaaatttggatGAATTTAGTGTTAAAGAGATAGGAAGACATAATTTCGTAGAAATTATTGAATACAGCATTGCAAAGGATTGTTTGATATTTGAAGATGTTTTCTATGAAAATGAAATCAACAAAGTCATTAATTCGTTGTATAAAGTTCataaagaagataaattgaaatatgttattcaaaaatatctaatatttttaattgataAACATGAAGATATGAAACaagatcttttaaaaaaatatgtctATCTTTGTTCAATGTATTTTGATGATGATCTACTTCCGGTTATAACAGCCAGTTTTAACACTATTTTATCATATCATTTAAACTTATACAAACGAGATATTTATGACAAAAATGGATTAATTAAGtcattacaaaaatataaacacgTTTATAATGAGAAGGTTAAAGCGTTAACAAGTTTAATTGAAACCGATATATCTTCTTTGTTACAATTTCAGGATaaaatcaaagaaaaaGTTGTAAAGAAAGTACAAGTTGAtttgtttaataatttacttGATTCTAAACCATATCAAGAAAATTCCACAGGCGTTATTAACACCACACAAACAAAATCTGAATCTTTCGATCTAGAAATTAATACTAAAAGCAAAATTGtcaaagaaaatttaatgaaaacctttattatttttagagACATcgaaaaagataaaattttagtgGATCATGATTCAATAAAAGGTGAAATGTTTCTTAGAAACaacatattaattttaagtatTGATGTATTAGAGAAAGATACTTTTGTTGAGTGTATTACAGAAGGAAATACACAGAAAATTACATTGTCTAAAGAAAGCAAAGTTCCTTTATGTGATATTTCTAATGTCgataatgtaaaaataatatttaatgaaaGTCAATATGAAGTTTCAATacgaaataaaatttccaAACATTCTATAACTAAAGAAGTATGGGAGAAAGAGTTTAATAGGTTGACAAAATATAAGTTagtagaaaatattaatatggATGAAGTTTTTAAGATAGATGATGAAAGATTTAGCTTTTTAGTTTATGATGAGAAAGTGTATGGTAGAGTTTATAATGACcagataattttaaaggGCAATGAAAAGATacttaaagatttttaa
- a CDS encoding glutathione synthetase: protein MSNIKKSGIEKDTHDDKDNTLQIQSDKKLLKQLARVVGLYDTRNNDIMNITLKPSPILKSDYLSLKKLQPKLNLMYYRLTKDLKSYKFDEPMNKFLYDIFFEKEKTKKEDVIALYFRSDYLLDNDQYKQVEINTISQCFNFLGPRINRIHSLMYPNVEVSNSDKKFVNFIISIKKYYELKNNIKNTVIVMVDNTTGVNNSNYMEKIQLIEAFLCSGIHLRHVTIEELENKKDKEEDKLENIYYQNERVSIIYYRWFYNFEHFDDKSKIIRKDLELANVINLPSIEFQIINSKLFQVILSDKLNLYTEETNEISNYFGEFILNKERFEKRKLEEKIKADDWLEKSVDEGGNSINKGKSNSIFMKKFNSATVKNMFIYDKSEREIINEVSIFGCLLIVDDKIIINDEAGYIVRSKDKRNLEGGICSGNGALDSLTLIE from the coding sequence atgtcaaatattaaaaagtcGGGTATAGAAAAAGATACTCACGATGATAAAGACAATACACTACAAATCCAATccgataaaaaattattaaaacaacTTGCTAGAGTAGTAGGCTTATACGATACTAGAAATAACGATATTATGAATATTACATTAAAACCTTCTCCAATATTGAAATCGGATTATTTatcactaaaaaaattacagccaaaattaaatttaatgtaTTATCGTCTTACAAAAGATTTAAAgtcttataaatttgatgaaccaatgaataaatttctatatgatatattttttgagaaggaaaaaactaaaaaagaagatgtaattgctttatattttagatcTGACTATTTATTGGATAATGATCAATATAAACAGgtagaaataaatacaatttcacaatgttttaattttttaggaCCACGGATAAATAGAATACATTCGCTTATGTATCCAAATGTAGAAGTTAGTAATtctgataaaaaatttgtaaattttataatcagtataaaaaaatattatgaattaaaaaataatataaaaaacacaGTGATTGTAATGGTCGACAACACTACAGGCGTAAATAATTCCAATTATATGGAAAAGATACAGCTTATAGAAGCTTTTCTTTGCAGTGGTATACATTTACGACATGTTACCATTGAAGAattagaaaacaaaaaagataaagaagaagataagttggaaaatatttattatcaGAATGAAAGAGTatctattatatattacagatggttttataattttgagCACTTTGATGATAAATCCAAGATCATTAGAAAGGATTTAGAATTAGCTaatgttataaatttaccTTCTATTGAAtttcaaattataaatagcAAGCTATTTCAAGTAATTTTATCAgacaaattaaatttatacacaGAAGAAACGAATGAGATTAGTAATTATTTTGGCGagtttatattaaataaagaaagatttgaaaaaagaaaattagaagaaaaaattaaagcgGATGATTGGCTTGAAAAAAGTGTAGATGAAGGAGGGAACAGTATTAACAAGGGTAAAAGCAATAGtatatttatgaaaaaatttaactcTGCTAcagttaaaaatatgtttatatatGACAAATCTGAACgtgaaattattaatgaGGTAAGTATCTTTGGATGTTTGTTAATCGTCGATgacaaaattataataaatgatGAAGCAGGTTATATCGTACGTAGTAAAGACAAAAGGAATCTTGAGGGAGGGATATGTTCAGGAAATGGCGCATTAGATTCATTAACTCTTATAgagtaa